From the Pseudoalteromonas tunicata genome, one window contains:
- a CDS encoding AbgT family transporter, translating into MDNSIKEKPSLINRFLNSIERIGNTLPDPAMIFLMAMLLIWLLSALFSNTQFDAIDPRTGAPIVIHNLLSGDALASFLSSMVKTFTTFAPLGVVLVAMLGVGVAEHSGFINTSLKLMLKRIPKFLLTPSIILIAIVSHTATDAGYVLVIPLAGVIFYAMGRHPLAGIAAAFAGVSGGFGANFIPSGIDPLLQSFTQSAARIIDPEIIVNPLNNWFFASASSLFIVLLGWYITDKIIEPRLAKTKVDGDTNELPSFDEATPLEKRGFIIAVSVMLAGIALLAYTSSLPNSALRSANGSLTEFSAPLMQSIVPLIFLLFWIPGAVYGFVTGSFKSSKDMINAMSKSMASMSYYIVMAFFCALFIAAFATSNLGALMAIEGAEVLKALALPSTVTIVGIIFLTAFVNLFVGSSSAKWALLGPIFVPMLMQLGISPDLSQAAYRVGDSSSNIITPLMPYFPLVVVYCQKYVKDTGIGTLISLMLPYSIAFLIGWTCFLLAYWAIGIPLGLQASYQY; encoded by the coding sequence ATGGATAATTCAATAAAAGAAAAACCGAGTTTAATAAATCGATTTTTAAACTCAATCGAACGCATTGGGAATACCTTACCCGATCCTGCCATGATATTTTTAATGGCCATGCTACTCATTTGGCTATTATCTGCCCTATTTTCCAATACCCAGTTTGATGCCATAGATCCGAGAACAGGAGCACCTATTGTCATTCATAACTTACTCAGTGGCGATGCGTTAGCTTCATTTTTATCCTCAATGGTTAAAACTTTCACTACCTTTGCACCACTGGGTGTAGTGCTTGTTGCCATGCTTGGTGTTGGGGTTGCTGAGCACTCTGGTTTTATCAATACCAGTTTGAAATTAATGCTCAAGCGTATCCCTAAATTTTTATTAACTCCCTCTATTATACTCATCGCGATTGTCAGCCATACTGCAACCGATGCAGGATACGTATTAGTTATTCCATTAGCCGGGGTTATTTTTTATGCCATGGGGAGACACCCCCTTGCCGGTATTGCAGCGGCGTTTGCCGGTGTTAGCGGTGGTTTTGGCGCCAACTTTATTCCATCAGGTATTGACCCATTACTACAAAGCTTTACGCAAAGTGCTGCCCGAATTATCGATCCTGAAATTATTGTAAATCCACTAAATAACTGGTTTTTTGCTTCAGCATCGAGTCTATTTATTGTGCTCTTAGGGTGGTATATCACAGATAAAATCATCGAACCTCGCTTAGCTAAAACAAAAGTGGATGGTGATACCAATGAACTGCCATCGTTTGATGAAGCAACTCCGCTTGAAAAACGTGGCTTTATAATTGCTGTTTCAGTGATGCTAGCCGGCATTGCCCTACTTGCTTATACCTCATCTTTACCAAACTCGGCGCTTCGCAGTGCTAATGGTTCGTTAACTGAATTTAGTGCGCCACTGATGCAATCTATTGTGCCACTCATATTTTTACTGTTTTGGATCCCTGGTGCTGTTTATGGTTTTGTCACCGGTAGCTTCAAATCAAGTAAAGACATGATTAATGCGATGAGTAAATCAATGGCTTCGATGTCGTACTATATTGTTATGGCATTTTTCTGTGCGTTATTTATTGCGGCATTTGCTACATCAAACCTAGGTGCCTTAATGGCAATCGAGGGAGCTGAAGTATTAAAAGCACTTGCATTACCAAGTACGGTAACCATAGTTGGGATTATTTTCTTAACCGCATTTGTGAATTTATTTGTTGGTTCAAGTTCTGCAAAGTGGGCGTTACTCGGCCCAATTTTTGTGCCTATGTTAATGCAATTGGGGATCTCACCTGATTTATCACAAGCGGCTTATCGCGTAGGTGACTCTAGTTCTAACATTATCACGCCGCTGATGCCTTACTTCCCGCTCGTTGTGGTGTATTGCCAAAAATATGTTAAAGATACTGGCATTGGAACCCTAATTTCGCTGATGTTACCTTATTCAATTGCGTTTCTGATTGGTTGGACTTGCTTTTTACTCGCTTACTGGGCAATTGGAATTCCACTTGGCTTACAAGCTAGTTATCAGTATTAA
- a CDS encoding SulP family inorganic anion transporter, whose translation MSFQRFKKLSIKGDLFGGVTTAIISLPLALAFGVASGAGAEAGIWGAILVGLFAALFGGSTSLISEPTGPMTVIMTAILTTMVAKYPEQGAAIAFTVVMMAGAFQILLGALKLGKYVTLMPYSVISGFMSGIGVILIILQLAPLLGHAAPAGGVLGTIKHLPDIILDLHFAELLLGAMTLGILFYLPKKYRRYAPPQLVALVCVTLVSIILFDHDSIRRIGEIPNSLPALVFPVFTWDLLTTMLIDALVLGTLGCIDTLLTAVIADSLTRTEHDSNKELIGQGIANMTSGLFGALPGAGATMGTVVNIQVGARSPLSGIIRALILMLVVFVAGSLTEPIPMAVLAGIAVYVGLNILDWSFLQRAHKVSIQQTIIMYGVMFLTVFVDLIVAVGLGVFISNVLVIERLSREQAKNVKAISDADDDDVPLTPTQRSLLDKANGQVLFFYLSGPMIFSVSKAITRQHSSVSRYQVMILDLSDVPMIDMTVGLALENAIKDAIDAQCQVIIYSPNPDANDKLKRLRVDELIPSAHFVDSRTAALKLALSKLESTPEFNI comes from the coding sequence TTGTCATTTCAACGGTTTAAAAAATTAAGTATTAAAGGCGATTTATTTGGTGGTGTCACCACTGCGATAATTTCTTTACCGTTAGCACTTGCGTTTGGTGTGGCATCTGGAGCAGGCGCTGAAGCCGGCATTTGGGGCGCTATTTTAGTCGGTTTATTTGCCGCTTTATTTGGCGGCTCAACATCGCTTATCTCTGAACCGACCGGCCCAATGACTGTTATTATGACAGCCATTTTAACCACTATGGTGGCAAAATACCCAGAACAAGGCGCAGCTATTGCCTTTACAGTCGTTATGATGGCTGGCGCATTTCAAATTTTGCTTGGTGCACTCAAACTTGGCAAATACGTTACTTTAATGCCTTACAGTGTTATTTCAGGTTTTATGTCTGGCATTGGTGTGATTTTAATTATTTTGCAACTTGCACCTTTACTTGGGCACGCAGCCCCTGCTGGCGGTGTGCTTGGCACCATCAAGCATTTACCAGACATTATATTAGACCTTCATTTTGCAGAATTACTACTCGGTGCCATGACGCTTGGCATTTTATTTTACCTACCTAAAAAATATCGCCGCTATGCTCCACCTCAATTAGTCGCATTAGTCTGCGTCACGTTAGTGTCAATTATTTTATTTGATCATGATTCAATTCGTCGCATTGGTGAAATTCCAAATAGTTTGCCCGCGTTAGTTTTTCCGGTTTTCACCTGGGATTTACTGACCACCATGTTAATTGATGCCTTAGTCCTTGGGACCTTGGGCTGTATTGATACATTACTGACTGCTGTTATTGCTGATAGCTTAACGCGTACCGAGCATGACTCAAATAAAGAGCTAATTGGTCAAGGCATTGCCAACATGACTTCTGGATTATTTGGTGCACTGCCTGGCGCCGGTGCAACAATGGGCACTGTTGTTAATATCCAAGTTGGGGCACGCTCACCGCTCTCGGGGATCATTCGGGCTCTGATTTTAATGCTAGTTGTTTTTGTTGCTGGCAGTTTGACTGAACCTATCCCTATGGCGGTTTTAGCGGGTATTGCTGTTTATGTAGGGCTTAATATTTTAGATTGGAGCTTTTTACAACGCGCTCATAAAGTGAGTATTCAACAAACAATTATTATGTACGGTGTAATGTTTTTAACTGTGTTTGTTGATTTGATTGTTGCTGTCGGATTAGGCGTCTTCATCTCCAATGTATTGGTGATAGAACGCCTAAGTCGCGAGCAAGCAAAAAACGTCAAAGCTATCAGCGATGCAGATGACGACGACGTGCCTCTGACCCCAACACAACGTAGCCTTCTTGATAAAGCAAATGGTCAGGTTTTATTCTTTTACTTATCGGGGCCTATGATTTTTAGTGTCTCCAAAGCAATCACCAGACAACATAGTAGCGTCAGTCGATATCAAGTAATGATCTTAGATTTAAGTGACGTTCCTATGATTGATATGACCGTTGGACTTGCTCTTGAAAATGCAATCAAAGATGCCATTGATGCACAGTGCCAAGTTATAATTTATTCGCCAAATCCAGATGCAAATGACAAATTAAAACGGCTACGGGTTGATGAACTCATTCCTTCTGCGCATTTTGTTGATAGCCGTACGGCAGCATTAAAATTGGCTTTATCTAAATTAGAAAGCACACCAGAGTTCAACATTTAA
- a CDS encoding lysoplasmalogenase — MILYFILTTILAVIHIWADHKSYWKLCYIFKPLTTLSIIALALSLYNSAQPLTLLVLVALGFSLLGDIFLMLKSDRFLAGLQSFFAAHLCYIAWFTTNTSLTLEFYFIIPLLIIGSVYMSQVWPKAGSLKWAVLAYGSVLQLMVIAASSFYFAFESTTAGRMALIGAVLFMFSDSVLGFSRFVKNWRYSHGVVLVSYYLAQTLLVLSLLPY, encoded by the coding sequence ATGATTTTATATTTTATTTTGACAACCATTTTGGCTGTTATTCATATCTGGGCTGATCATAAGTCATATTGGAAGCTTTGCTATATTTTTAAACCGCTAACAACCTTAAGTATTATTGCTTTAGCGCTCAGTTTATATAATTCCGCACAACCTTTAACCCTACTGGTATTGGTCGCTCTTGGATTTTCTTTACTAGGTGATATCTTTTTAATGTTAAAGTCAGACCGATTTTTAGCAGGATTACAAAGTTTTTTTGCTGCGCACTTATGTTATATCGCTTGGTTTACAACAAATACATCACTCACCTTAGAGTTTTATTTTATAATTCCTTTATTGATCATTGGCTCTGTTTATATGTCACAAGTCTGGCCAAAAGCGGGTTCATTAAAATGGGCGGTGTTAGCTTATGGTTCGGTACTACAGCTGATGGTTATTGCCGCGAGTAGTTTTTATTTTGCCTTTGAGTCAACAACAGCAGGGCGCATGGCTTTAATCGGGGCCGTGCTGTTTATGTTTTCAGATTCGGTGCTGGGTTTTTCTCGTTTTGTAAAAAATTGGCGCTATTCTCATGGTGTGGTATTGGTCAGTTATTATCTTGCACAAACTTTATTGGTGCTGTCACTTTTGCCATACTAG
- a CDS encoding substrate-binding periplasmic protein translates to MLAFRNTIAVFFIIAWPLSASQTIHFVAEELPTFHYYDANHEAKGALVEVINSLIRHTPFQANIELMPFARAYHLAQHQPNTYLFSVLRTPNRENQFSWIGQTYKSTAFLVGMKTNKIQLTSLEQAKQYTLGTIRGYYSETFLKNNGFEEDKNLVLSVNFDSMWHQLFKHRIDYVLTNNIALERELKSANLSPYEIEQKLALVDFPHDLFIATDLNSDPNINSQLASALETIKTNGEYQVILSKWQLQP, encoded by the coding sequence ATGTTGGCTTTTAGAAACACTATTGCAGTTTTTTTTATCATTGCATGGCCTCTTAGCGCCTCTCAAACTATCCACTTTGTTGCTGAAGAATTACCGACTTTTCATTATTACGATGCCAATCATGAAGCTAAAGGTGCATTGGTTGAGGTAATAAATAGCTTAATACGCCATACGCCTTTTCAAGCCAATATAGAATTAATGCCTTTTGCCCGCGCTTACCATTTAGCTCAGCACCAACCAAATACATACTTATTCTCGGTATTAAGAACTCCTAATAGAGAAAATCAATTTAGTTGGATTGGGCAAACCTATAAATCGACCGCCTTTTTAGTTGGCATGAAAACCAACAAAATACAGTTAACTAGCTTAGAACAAGCCAAACAATATACCTTAGGTACTATCAGAGGTTATTACAGTGAAACATTTTTAAAGAATAATGGCTTTGAAGAAGATAAAAATTTAGTACTGAGTGTTAACTTTGACTCAATGTGGCATCAATTATTTAAACACCGTATCGATTATGTCCTTACTAACAATATTGCGCTAGAGCGTGAATTAAAAAGTGCTAATTTGTCTCCCTATGAAATAGAACAAAAACTAGCTTTGGTCGATTTTCCTCATGATTTATTTATTGCCACCGACTTAAATTCAGACCCAAATATAAATAGCCAACTAGCAAGTGCGCTTGAGACCATAAAAACCAATGGAGAGTATCAAGTAATTTTAAGCAAATGGCAGTTGCAACCATAA
- a CDS encoding TonB-dependent receptor produces the protein MLQKTSIARAIQFSLASLTIAAATTSTTTFAAEAEANIERVQITGSRILREGAIAPSPVTSISGKELLATGAMNLGEALNELPALANTYSLANSGNYIGTAGLSLLDLRGMGANRTLVLVDGKRHVSSSAGSASVDTNTIPTAWVESVEIITGGASAVYGADAVTGVVNFRLKKDITGLDVSVTAGKAEDSPYKNHKFSFSYGSDYADGRGNAAIAVEFSGQNSINATERDQTRTPYMEVKNSANKDSKDENGNTIHDGIPDRITVANTGWYDSSIAGNFYVEDGDNVNWYIFNPDGSVRPQNLGTTYGEWGRCTNCEILNLVEYSDLQPEFKRYNVNVKTNYDITDQVSAYADAKYVNSQGDSVGQPSFFEYGSALNIKKDNAYIDSSLRALMNNNGLDSIDIHRFNKDAGRRIENNERETVRIVSGVEGFMNDDWSFEAYGLHGETKLTQTNYNNLIRKNFAQSIDAVLVDGQAVCRDVAARAAGCVPTSIFGYGAVNDAAKAWFNTSSVSESTIKQTVFNASIANSSLIDLPAGFVGFAAGVEYRKEQSDSVPDEFAATGATFLNALQEEHGQFNVKEVFAEVTVPLLVDQFLIQDLVFDFAIRYADYSSIGSATSWKAGLDWTVNDEVRARSTYSIALRAPNIGELFGPQNQTYFRVNDPCGAEYAQSAIRVANCAALGIPADFDPTATASSIEGLNGGNPDLKPEESTSFTAGLVYEPDFINGFVVTVDYWSIDIDDAISAVSAQDVLDRCVDASNGIDNQFCKLIQRDTATKELKLITSISQNVAAQTAQGVDFELGYDFDAFGGAFKTKLIGTYLKSRKTFSFQNNPDDFEQNAGTVGEAQWQHNFTVAYSRDNWNGTWKTRYLSAVDLNSAQDLVTNPDPSDIMSYGSYVVTDISAGYTFDSNVAVTVGIDNLFDRDLPGVTNGTGAGTASYDNIGRFFYTQVAYSF, from the coding sequence ATGTTACAAAAAACTTCAATAGCTCGCGCTATCCAATTTAGTCTTGCGTCATTAACTATTGCTGCAGCAACAACCAGCACAACGACTTTTGCCGCTGAAGCCGAAGCCAATATCGAACGTGTTCAAATAACGGGTTCACGTATTTTACGTGAAGGTGCAATTGCGCCATCACCAGTGACTTCTATTAGCGGTAAAGAACTTTTAGCAACAGGTGCAATGAATTTAGGTGAAGCATTAAATGAATTACCTGCGCTTGCTAATACTTATTCACTTGCAAATTCAGGTAATTATATTGGTACTGCAGGTTTAAGCTTACTTGATTTACGTGGCATGGGTGCAAACCGTACACTGGTTTTAGTTGATGGTAAACGTCATGTTTCAAGTAGTGCAGGCTCTGCATCAGTTGATACTAATACTATTCCAACTGCTTGGGTTGAGTCTGTTGAAATCATTACCGGTGGTGCGTCAGCTGTTTATGGTGCCGATGCTGTAACGGGTGTTGTAAACTTTCGTTTGAAAAAAGACATCACGGGATTAGACGTGAGCGTGACTGCGGGTAAGGCAGAAGATAGCCCGTACAAAAATCATAAATTCAGCTTTTCTTATGGTTCTGATTACGCAGATGGTCGTGGTAATGCAGCAATTGCAGTAGAATTTTCAGGTCAAAATTCAATTAATGCTACTGAGCGTGACCAAACACGCACACCTTATATGGAAGTTAAAAATTCTGCCAATAAAGACTCAAAAGATGAAAATGGTAATACTATCCATGATGGCATTCCAGATCGTATTACCGTAGCAAATACGGGTTGGTACGATAGTTCAATCGCAGGTAACTTTTACGTAGAAGATGGTGACAATGTAAATTGGTATATCTTTAACCCGGATGGTTCTGTACGCCCACAAAATTTGGGTACTACTTATGGTGAGTGGGGGCGTTGCACAAACTGTGAAATTTTAAATTTGGTTGAATATAGTGACTTACAGCCAGAATTTAAGCGTTACAATGTAAACGTTAAAACTAACTACGACATTACTGACCAAGTTTCTGCGTATGCTGATGCCAAATATGTAAACAGCCAAGGTGACAGTGTGGGCCAACCATCATTTTTTGAATATGGTTCTGCATTAAATATCAAAAAAGATAACGCCTATATTGATAGCAGCTTACGTGCCTTGATGAATAATAATGGCCTAGATTCGATTGATATTCATCGTTTTAACAAAGATGCAGGCCGTCGTATTGAAAATAATGAGCGTGAAACAGTGCGAATTGTTTCAGGTGTTGAAGGTTTCATGAATGATGATTGGAGCTTTGAAGCTTATGGTTTGCATGGTGAAACTAAGCTGACTCAAACTAACTACAACAATCTAATTCGTAAAAACTTTGCGCAAAGTATTGATGCGGTATTAGTCGATGGTCAAGCGGTATGTCGTGATGTTGCAGCACGTGCAGCGGGTTGTGTACCAACCAGTATTTTTGGTTACGGTGCGGTAAACGATGCGGCAAAAGCATGGTTTAATACCAGCTCTGTTTCTGAATCAACGATTAAACAAACCGTATTTAATGCAAGTATTGCTAACAGCAGCCTAATTGATTTACCAGCAGGTTTTGTTGGTTTTGCCGCGGGTGTTGAATACCGTAAAGAGCAAAGTGACAGTGTGCCAGATGAGTTTGCAGCAACGGGCGCCACATTCTTAAATGCATTACAAGAAGAGCACGGCCAGTTTAATGTTAAAGAAGTATTTGCTGAAGTAACGGTTCCCTTATTGGTTGATCAATTCTTGATCCAAGATTTAGTATTTGATTTTGCTATTCGTTATGCTGATTACAGCTCAATTGGTTCAGCAACAAGCTGGAAAGCCGGTCTTGATTGGACAGTGAATGATGAAGTGCGCGCTCGCAGCACTTATTCAATCGCATTACGTGCCCCGAATATCGGTGAATTATTTGGCCCACAAAACCAAACCTATTTCCGTGTAAACGATCCATGTGGTGCAGAGTATGCGCAATCAGCTATTCGTGTTGCTAACTGTGCTGCATTAGGTATTCCGGCTGATTTTGATCCTACTGCTACAGCATCTAGCATTGAAGGTCTAAATGGCGGTAATCCAGATTTAAAACCAGAGGAGTCAACTAGTTTTACCGCTGGTTTAGTGTATGAGCCTGACTTTATAAATGGTTTTGTCGTAACTGTGGATTACTGGTCAATTGATATTGATGATGCAATTTCAGCTGTATCGGCCCAAGATGTGCTAGACCGTTGTGTTGACGCCTCAAATGGTATCGATAATCAGTTCTGTAAGCTTATTCAACGTGATACAGCCACAAAAGAACTTAAGTTAATTACTTCTATCAGCCAAAACGTTGCAGCTCAAACTGCACAAGGGGTTGATTTTGAATTAGGTTATGATTTTGATGCTTTTGGTGGTGCATTTAAGACTAAATTAATTGGTACATATTTAAAATCGCGTAAAACATTCTCATTCCAAAATAACCCTGACGATTTTGAACAAAATGCAGGTACTGTGGGTGAAGCTCAGTGGCAGCATAACTTCACGGTTGCTTATTCACGTGATAACTGGAATGGTACGTGGAAAACTCGTTATTTAAGTGCAGTGGACTTAAACAGTGCGCAAGACCTAGTAACAAACCCAGATCCATCTGATATTATGTCATATGGCAGCTACGTAGTTACTGACATCAGTGCAGGTTATACGTTCGATTCGAATGTAGCAGTTACTGTGGGTATTGATAACTTGTTTGACCGTGATTTACCAGGTGTTACAAATGGTACAGGCGCAGGAACTGCAAGTTACGATAATATTGGTCGTTTCTTCTATACTCAAGTTGCTTATAGCTTCTAA
- a CDS encoding TetR/AcrR family transcriptional regulator gives MVRSVDKHNDVLCAAITEFAKKGMVATTMEAIATRANVSKRTLYKHYSSKDALFDAVVALLFQRLANLPEVQYQSDVPVREQLKQLAQLSIGLSADPDYMRLSKIVIIESMRSESRAKRLDEQFKGCEQGLHSWFIQAELAGALGLFDAKLTASLFFGGIKKMTFWDQAIRWQHQVNEEELSHLINQTCLFFEKGLKQ, from the coding sequence ATGGTTAGAAGCGTCGATAAACATAACGATGTGTTATGCGCTGCAATAACGGAATTTGCAAAAAAAGGCATGGTCGCCACGACAATGGAAGCGATTGCCACTCGAGCAAACGTTTCTAAACGTACATTATATAAACACTATTCATCAAAAGATGCATTATTTGATGCGGTTGTTGCTTTATTATTTCAACGCTTGGCAAACTTGCCCGAAGTGCAATATCAATCGGACGTGCCCGTGCGTGAGCAGCTAAAACAACTTGCGCAATTATCGATAGGTTTATCGGCCGATCCTGATTATATGCGTTTATCAAAGATAGTTATAATTGAATCAATGCGCTCTGAAAGTAGGGCCAAAAGGCTCGATGAGCAATTTAAAGGGTGTGAGCAAGGTTTACATAGCTGGTTTATACAAGCAGAGCTTGCTGGTGCACTTGGGCTATTTGATGCAAAGCTAACTGCCTCGTTATTTTTTGGTGGGATCAAAAAAATGACATTTTGGGATCAAGCTATTCGTTGGCAACATCAAGTCAACGAGGAAGAGCTCAGTCACCTCATTAATCAAACCTGTTTATTTTTCGAAAAAGGTTTAAAGCAATAG
- a CDS encoding efflux RND transporter periplasmic adaptor subunit, translating into MNSVTQVRPRTLLALAMVGLLSACSEQAPAPAHSMPPAQVTVLEVKPTTASFTIELPATLTGSKEVQVRSRVAGILESRNFAEGERVQAGQSLFTIDLQPFKLALSLSQADLQGAKARLAQTVREVERLKTLRAEKSVSQRDYDTAVSDYEIAQAQVKSSETRLQEAELNLQYAQVQSPIKGVLGREFVSEGTYVPGPELLLTQITQLDPMLLRFGFSEREQLQMRDDVTTGQLTLPKDGHWKTDIQLQNGRAYPLSGTVNFSDVRINPATGTSEFQAVVPNPDYQLRSGQFVKVILSGAERNNVFVIPQRAVLDNGMGKFVYRYISNEQGQTIASPTPVEVGEWTKFNQDHQAENSWIIRKGLNAGDKVIVDGVARIFFPGMPVQLAATDSAHKE; encoded by the coding sequence ATGAATTCAGTTACACAAGTTCGTCCTCGTACGCTACTCGCTTTGGCCATGGTGGGTCTGCTAAGTGCGTGCTCCGAACAAGCGCCAGCACCAGCTCATTCGATGCCACCAGCTCAAGTTACTGTATTAGAAGTAAAACCTACTACAGCCTCTTTTACGATTGAACTACCTGCAACCTTAACAGGTTCAAAAGAAGTCCAAGTCCGCTCTCGTGTTGCCGGTATTTTAGAATCTCGCAATTTTGCTGAAGGTGAACGCGTTCAAGCAGGTCAATCACTTTTTACCATCGATTTACAACCGTTTAAATTAGCCTTGTCTTTAAGCCAAGCCGATTTACAAGGTGCTAAAGCTAGACTTGCTCAAACTGTTCGCGAAGTTGAGCGTCTTAAAACATTACGTGCAGAAAAATCAGTATCACAACGTGATTATGATACAGCAGTGTCAGATTATGAAATCGCTCAAGCACAAGTAAAGTCGAGTGAAACTCGCTTACAAGAAGCTGAGTTGAATTTACAATATGCGCAAGTTCAATCACCAATTAAAGGGGTATTAGGCCGAGAGTTTGTTTCTGAAGGGACTTATGTTCCTGGTCCTGAATTATTACTCACGCAAATCACTCAACTTGATCCTATGTTATTACGATTTGGTTTTTCAGAGCGTGAGCAACTGCAAATGCGTGATGATGTTACCACAGGTCAACTCACCTTACCCAAAGATGGTCATTGGAAAACAGACATTCAATTACAAAATGGCCGCGCTTATCCGCTTTCAGGTACGGTTAACTTTAGCGATGTACGTATAAATCCAGCAACCGGTACAAGCGAATTTCAAGCCGTTGTGCCAAATCCAGATTATCAACTTCGCTCAGGTCAGTTTGTTAAAGTAATTCTAAGTGGTGCAGAGCGTAATAATGTCTTTGTGATCCCACAACGTGCAGTACTTGATAATGGTATGGGTAAATTTGTTTATCGTTATATCAGTAATGAACAAGGCCAAACGATTGCAAGCCCAACACCAGTAGAAGTAGGTGAATGGACTAAGTTCAACCAAGACCATCAAGCCGAAAATAGTTGGATTATTCGTAAAGGCTTAAATGCTGGCGATAAAGTAATTGTTGATGGTGTCGCTCGGATTTTCTTCCCTGGCATGCCCGTTCAATTAGCCGCCACAGATAGCGCTCACAAGGAATAA
- the upp gene encoding uracil phosphoribosyltransferase has protein sequence MTVQLVEHPLIAHKMSLLRHSDISTREFRQLSNEISSLLTYQACQDLPLETFEYQGWNGPMTGQRISGKKLTVVPILRAGIGMLDGVLELIPSAKISVVGIYRNEETLEPVSYFEKLVPDLAMRTAFIIDPMLATAGSLIATIDLLKQAGCTSIKALVLVAAPEGIKKVSQAYPDVTVLTAAIDSHLNEQGYIIPGLGDAGDKIFGTKHL, from the coding sequence ATGACTGTACAGTTAGTTGAGCATCCTCTCATTGCTCATAAAATGAGTTTATTACGCCATAGTGATATAAGTACTCGCGAATTTCGCCAGCTTAGTAATGAAATATCTAGCTTATTAACCTATCAAGCATGCCAAGATTTACCACTTGAAACTTTTGAGTATCAAGGTTGGAATGGGCCAATGACAGGGCAACGGATCAGCGGGAAAAAATTGACAGTTGTGCCTATTTTACGCGCAGGCATTGGCATGCTCGATGGTGTACTAGAGCTTATTCCTAGCGCAAAAATCAGTGTAGTGGGTATTTACCGTAATGAAGAAACATTAGAACCAGTCTCTTATTTCGAAAAGTTAGTACCAGATTTGGCGATGCGCACAGCGTTTATCATTGACCCAATGCTTGCAACTGCAGGCTCGCTTATAGCAACGATTGATTTACTCAAACAAGCAGGTTGCACCTCAATAAAAGCTTTGGTGTTAGTTGCAGCACCTGAAGGGATTAAAAAAGTCAGCCAAGCGTATCCAGACGTTACTGTGTTAACCGCAGCGATAGACAGCCATTTGAATGAGCAAGGGTATATTATTCCTGGTTTAGGTGATGCTGGTGATAAGATATTTGGCACCAAGCATTTATAG